One genomic region from Nicotiana tomentosiformis unplaced genomic scaffold, ASM39032v3 Un00159, whole genome shotgun sequence encodes:
- the LOC138903920 gene encoding uncharacterized protein, producing MSTFKSLARTFIGYPSKQEMMKKNVIEALADAQSDQPMYFSKARVLKSEIDFLNRNCPSKEIKMTQQIVTTCQKFLESATSYDPEFTPWMRLAPTKGAESPTSNKWEDVLEMFLDLSNCLSEETKITSDIWDIEVEVCGGLYAIGRGDKFRLCTGKILTSNEQNILQSGVKQLSRVLGRFKFVWETAGMKGDLELLMQDFSLTMRTRKVPPEDDVFSNECVS from the exons ATGTCTACTTTTAAATCGCTCGCTAGGACATTTATTGGGTATCCATCAAAGCAAGAAATGATGAAGAAAAATGTGATTGAAGCATTAGCTGATGCACAAAGCGACCAGCCCATGTATTTCAGTAAAGCTAGAGTGCTGAAATCTGAGATAGATTTTCTAAATCGCAACTGTCCGAGTAAAGAAATTAAAATGACGCAGCAAATAGTTACAACTTGTCAAAAGTTTTTAGAAAGTGCCACTTCTTATGACCCTGAATTCACTCCATGGATGCGCCTCGCGCCTACCAAAGGCGCGGAGTCACCCACTTCTAACAAGTGGGAAGATGTTCTTGAAATGTTTCTCGACCTTAGTAATTGCTTGAGTGAAGAGACAAAAATAACTTCGGA CATATGGGATATTGAAGTtgaagtttgtggagggctttATGCAATTGGTCGCGGGGACAAGTTCCGTCTATGCACGGGAAAGATCTTAACATCCAATGAGCAGAATATACTGCAGAGTGGGGTAAAGCAGCTAAGCAGAGTTCTGGGGCGTTTCAAGTTTGTATGGGAAACGGCAGGAATGAAAGGCGACCTAGAA TTGCTAATGCAAGACTTTTCTCTGACAATGAGAACTAGAAAGGTTCCACCAGAGGATGATGTATTCAGCAATGAATGTGTATCGTAG